Genomic DNA from Nitratidesulfovibrio vulgaris str. Hildenborough:
TGGCGCCCAGCTTTTCTGTCAGTACAATCTCACCTTCGGTGAAGACGGTCGCGTCGCCGTAAGCCACTTGCGAGTTCTGCGAGCGGATGGAGTGGACGCAGCCCGTGACCTCCGGCACTGCCTGACGCAGGGCGGTGAAAAAGGCACGCGCGACATGTTCGGCCTCCGGGTGCGGGGCGGTGATGCACTGGACGAGGCACTGCCCCCCCCTTGCGGGCTCACGCACGACGAGAAAGCGCCAGAAGCCGCGATGAGCCGCGTCGTCCCAGCCGGGAAGACCCGATGCGCGTGCGATGTCACGTGCCGTCGTGACGACGCGGCAGGTTGTGGCAGTCTGAAGCCCGCACGACGTCACATCCACGACCTCGTGCCCCCCCCGCCGGCGCAGTCCCAGATGAAGCATCTCCCGGTCATCCGTGGTGAAGGCGAACTCCATCTTGTTGCGAAAGCCCTGTTGCAGCGGCGAAGGGAGCGTGGGCAGTACATTGGGGGCTTCGATGCGCCCGATGCGTTGCAGGCTGTCACGGACGAAGCGTTCCTTCCACGCCAGTTGGGCCGGGTAGGGCAGGTTCTGCCATGTGCAGCCGCCACAGTCGCCGAAGTGCGGGCAGAACGGGTCGCACTCGTCTGCGGTGTGAGTGACAACGGCAAGGCATTCAGCCTCTGCGAAGCGTTTGCGCACAGTCGTGAGGCGGACATGAAGCTGCTGGCCAGGCAGACCGCGGTCGACGAAGATGACGCGCCCTTCATGGCGGCAGACGGCCTTGCCGCCCGGCGCGAGGGCATCGACCGTGACGTCGAGCGTCATGCCGTTTGCGAATGTTTCCATGATACTATTTCCGTGCTGCGCCTCAAGGCGCGGCTGCTTGTGCCGTCCGTCACAAAAAGAGTCTTGACTTTTCCGGCAATTGAGGCAACTAGTTGCCCATCCGAGCACATACGTCAAGCCCAGCCAAGGAGCCGAGCGATGATCAGCGAACTTATCGAGAACGCGATGCATTCGAGCCCGCAGGGATTCGTGGGCGTTTCCCTGATAGGCATCTACTTTTGCGTGATTGTGGCCACCGCCTTCTATCGCATCAGCAAGGGCGATCACCTCGGCGGGCACCACTAGGCCGAGTCGTCGCGACGCCAGGCCGTCAGGCATCATGCATCATGCGGGGTCGCTCCTTTGGGAGCGACCCCGTTTCTGTTTACGTCAGGGCGTGTGGCGTCTTGGCTGAGCCCATGTGGGCTGCCCGGCTACGACTGCCGGACGCATGTTCTCGAGGTCACAGGTCCGCGGCGCAGGTCACGCGCGCGCAGTCCACGGCCCGGTCATGCAGGATGTCCATGAGATACTGTCCGTAATCGTTCTTGAGCATGGGGGCAGCCAGACGCTCCAGTTCTGCGGCGTCGATGTAGCCCATTCGGTAGGCTATCTCCTCGAGGCACGAAATCTTGAGCCCCTGTCTATTCTGGACGGCGCGGACGAACGAGGACGCCTGATGGAGTGATTCGAAGGTGCCGGTGTCGAGCCATGCGATGCCACGCCCGAGGAACTCGACCTTGAGCCTGCCTTCACGCAGGTACAGGTTGTTCAGGTCGGTTATCTCGAGTTCGCCACGGGCAGAGGGCTTCAGCGTGGCTGCCATGTCGGCTACGGCACCATCATAGA
This window encodes:
- the rlmD gene encoding 23S rRNA (uracil(1939)-C(5))-methyltransferase RlmD codes for the protein METFANGMTLDVTVDALAPGGKAVCRHEGRVIFVDRGLPGQQLHVRLTTVRKRFAEAECLAVVTHTADECDPFCPHFGDCGGCTWQNLPYPAQLAWKERFVRDSLQRIGRIEAPNVLPTLPSPLQQGFRNKMEFAFTTDDREMLHLGLRRRGGHEVVDVTSCGLQTATTCRVVTTARDIARASGLPGWDDAAHRGFWRFLVVREPARGGQCLVQCITAPHPEAEHVARAFFTALRQAVPEVTGCVHSIRSQNSQVAYGDATVFTEGEIVLTEKLGAIELDFGHDTFLQTNTRATELLYGEVERMAGLSGREHVWDLYCGVGSIALWLAEHAATICGMEATPASVEAAQRNAQAAGCTHCDFVAGDVRALLRSRSKGKAQEPIPDVVVTDPPRAGMHPDVIDALLQTAPARIVYVSCDPATMARDVGLLMQRYTLHEARPVDLFPHTPHVETVVLLSNKEVDDTISTTV